AGCACCCAGCCGCGACCTTGGAACACGCGGGGCAGGTAACCCCGCGCCGTGGCACGGATCGTCGCCAGGGGAGAAGGTGCGGCAAGGGTCGTCATGATGTCCACCTAGACTGTCGGAGATCGAAAATCACAGAGAGGAGCGTGCGGGTGAGGGCTTTGCCCGCGCAGCACGCGGGGGCCCGGGGATGTTCACGCAGCGTGGAACCCCCGGAGAAGGAAAGCCCGAAGCGGGCTCCGCCCGATCCGGGCGCGGGGGCCCGGGGGTGTTCGCGCAGCGAGGAACCCCCGGAGAACATCAGGCGTGATCCTTCGTGAGGTACTGGAAGACCGCATCGAGGTTGAGGTCCAGGGGGTCCAGCGCCCGCAGCGGAATGCCGCCCTCGGCCGCCGCCTTCTGCAGGCGGGGCAGGATGTCCCGGGGCGAGCGCACGGAAATCACGACGGCGCCATCCTCCACGCGCAGGGCCGCCAGTTCCGGCTGCTCCACCGCCCAGCGGGCCAGCACCTGGGCCTCGCCCGTGAGGCGCAGCTCCACGGGGTGCCGGTCCAGCAGCTGGCGGATTTCCGTGACCGAGCCTTCTGCCAGGAGCCGCCCGCGGAACAGCAACAGGATGCGGTCCGTGAGCTGGGCGATCTCACCCAGGATGTGGCTGGAAACGAGGATGCGGGTGCCGTTCTCCGCCAGGCTGCGCAGCAGGGCCATGAGCGTGAGCCGCGCCTCGGGATCCAGCCCGTTGAAGGGTTCGTCGAGGATGAGCAGTTCCGGCCCGTGCATGAGCGCCTGCGCCAGGCGGATGCGCTGGCGCATGCCCTTGGACATGCGCGTGAAGGTGAGGTGCGCGCGGTCTGCCATGCCCACCGTGGCCAGGGCGCTGGCCACGGCCGCATTCAAAGCGTCACCCGACAGACCCGACAACTCGCCCATCATGCGCAGCCACCGGTCGGCACGCAGGCCCGTGGGCAGGCGGTCGCCCTCGGGAACCAGGCCAATCCGCGCCAGCACGGCGGGGTTGCGGAAGGGGGCCTGGCCGAAGACCTTCACATCGCCGCCCGAAGGGGGCAGCAGGCCCGAGAGCAGCTGCAGCAGCGAGGATTTCCCCGCGCCGTTGGGCCCCAGCAGGCCCGTGATGCCGCCGCCATCAGGCAACTCAAAACTGGTGGGGCTGAGGCCCAGGATGGGGCCGTAACGCAGGGAGGCGCGGTCGAGGCTGATCATCAAATCACCGCTTCAGAGGGCCGCGTGCGCCGGGCGGCCACGAAGGTCCAGAGAGAAATGTGGAAAGCCGTGCCCAGAATCGCAGGCAGCCAGGCCACCAGTGGATGCTCCATGCCCACCAGGAGCTGGGGCCAGGCCTCCGCCAGCATGATGGGGTTCAGGGCGTCCACCGCGGCGAGGCCCGTGAGGCCGTGGATCATCGAGGCCAGCGTGCTCGATCCCAGCACCAGGCCCAGCACCCAGCCGATGCCTGCGCGGGGCGTTGACGCCATGCTGGAAGCCCCTATGGCCAACGAGCCCATGAGCACCGAGCTGATGGCCATGGCGGGCAGGAGGTGCAGCGGCGCCGTCGCCCACACGGGGCCGTGGAGGCCCGCCAGCAGCAGGGACAGGAGCCAGGGCAGGATGGCGAAGGGCAGCAGGACAAGGAAGGGCAGCAGAGAGGCGAAACCCAGTTTGGCGAGCAGGTAGTCCTTGGGCGAGACAGGGTGGGCATACATGAGCGGCCGCACGCGGTAGAGCGTGTCCCGGGCCACCAGGCCGCCCCCCACCAGGGCCACCAGGAACCAGAGCAGGTAAGTGGCGGGATCGAGCAGCTTGGCCTGGAATTCCGGCCCCTGGCTGATCACGGTGCGGGCCAGTTCCTCCACACCCTTGAGGGCAGGGTTCGTCTGCAGGAGGAATTTCACGTAGATCCACCCCACCTTCACCAGGAGAAGGAGCAGGAACCCGAAGCTGAAGAAGCGGCCGATCTTCTGCCGCCAGAGGCGGGTGAAATCGAAGCGCATGAGGACCAGGAAGGGCGGCTGGCCCTGGTGGAGATCCGGCGCCGGCGGAAGCGTGGGGGCGTAGATGGGCATGGGTTCAGGCTCCCTGGCTCGAAACCGTGGCGGCGCCGTTTCCGTGAAGGGCCCGCAGCAGCACTTCGTCCAACCGGTCGTGCCTGGGCGTCACCTGGACCAGGGTGGCACCCCGGGCCTGAGCCCAGCGGAAGGTGCACGCAGGATCGGCTTCGATTAGCTCCAGATCGTAGAGGCCGTTCCGGGCCTCCAGCACCTCGCCCAGGTCGGCCAGCGCTGCTTCCTGGGCCGCGTTCAGGGGATCGAGGAAACGCAGCTCCACCCGCTTGGCCAGAGCTTTGCGCAGGCCCGCCATGGAGCCCGCAGCCTTGATCTGGCCCTGGTCCAGGATCACCAGCTGGTCCGCCACGCGCTCCACGTCGCCCAGCAGGTGAGAGGCCAGGATGACGCCCGTGCCCAGCTCTGCATGGACGCGCAGCACCAGGTCCAGCATGCGGCGGCGGCCATCGGGATCGAGGCCGTTGGTGGGCTCGTCCAGGAAGATCAGCTCAGGGCTGTGGACCAGGGCCTGGGCCAGCTTCACCCGCTGGCGCATGCCCGTGGAGTAACCGCTCACGGGCCGGTACCGGGATTCGTCCAGCCCCACGAAATACAGCACCTCGTGAGCGCGGTCCCGGGCCGATTCCGGGGCGAGGCCGCTGAGCTCGCCCCAGAAGGCCACCTGCTCGTAGGCAGAGGCATCTTCGATGAGGGCGTCGTACTCGGGCATGTAGCCGATGCGGGAGCGCAGCTTCGCGGATTCGGCGCCGCCCAGGGGCACATCCAACACCAGGCCCGAACCCCGGGAAGGCGTCAGCAGGCCCAGCAGGGCCTTCAGAAGGGTGGATTTCCCGGCGCCGTTGGGCCCCAGCAGCCCCACGATGCCCCGCTCCAGCGACAGGGTCAGCCCCTTCAAGGCAGGGGTTGCCGTGGCGGCATAGCGTACTTCCAGGTTCTCGAAGGCGATCAACAGAGCCTCCAGGTCATATTCACGGCAACTCCAGGATGAAGGCGGCTACGAGGCGGCCCCCGAATGGATTAGGCTGTACGGCATCATCCTCCCACCCTCCTGAAAGTTCCGCATGCAACTCCTGGACTGGCCCTTCCTCGATGCCTTGCAGACCGGGGCCCTGGCGGCCCTGTTCGTCAGCTTCGGCAGCGATGCCCTCACGCGGCGGGACAAGATGATGGGCTGGCTTTCCATCACCAGCTTCCTGGTGGGACTCCGCCACGCCACCCTGGCCATCGGCACGCTGCCCACCATGAACCCTGATTTGGTGGACCGGGTGCAGAGCCTCCTGGTGGCCTTTGGCTTCATCGCGCTCTGCCTGGCCCTCACCAGCCTCTTTCCCAGGCACGTGCCACCGGCCTTCCCCGCATGGATGGCACTGGGCATGGTGCCGAATTTCATCCGGAACCTGGTGCTGGCCCACCCGGGCTTCTGGGATTCCGTCCTGCACAATGCCGCCAACCTGACCTACCTCCTCGGCTGCGGCCTGATGATCGTCTGGACCCTGAAGGCCAGGCAGGACAAGGATCCCATGGGCCGCAGACTGTTCCTGGGCTTCCTGGGCCTCACCCTGCCCGTGGTGGTGGAGATCGTGGCCCTGAGCCTCTTCGATCTCAAAATCCGCCTCTCGGGTTTCAGCCTCATGATCCTGGCCATGGCCATCGGTACCTCCTGGCAGTGGCTGGCTGTGAACAGCATGGAATCCCGTATCCAAACCGTGGAATCCGAAGTGGAGGTTTGGCGCAGTCTGGTGCCGGGGCACGCCTTTCGCACCGACCGGCCCTCGGCGTCCATGACCACCCTGTTCGGCCCCAGCTGGGCGGATCGCATCAAAGCCGCGCCGGAAGCCCACCTGCTTGGCAGCGACGGCGCCACCTACCGAGTCAGCAGCCGCCCCCTGCCGCAGGGAGAGCGCCTCGGCTGGTACCTCCGCCAGGAGGATACGCAGCCCGGCCACCATGGCTTCCTCTCTGGCTGGACTGTGGGTCTGGGGCTGGACGATCCCGAAGAGCACACCCGGATCCACGACCTCCTCAAGGGCTGGGGCGCCGATGTGCATGTATGGGGCACGGTGCCGCCCCGGGAGGGCCCCTATCCCAGTGTGCTGATCTGGGCCCGGGAACCGAGCATCCTCGCCGTGTGGCGGGAGGATGACTTGCTGCGGCGGCGCACGCGCTGGATTCAGATCGGGGGCCCCAACACCAAGGGTCCCCATGCGCGGCTGGAGCCGGGAGCCGCCCAGGAAGTCATCCAGCTCACCCTGGAGCAGCTGCTCTCCCGGCGCTGACCGCCTTCCGTTTCTGGCGCTGAGGTTGGTGGACTTGCCCGAAAGCGGCCCATCCATCGGAGAATGGATGGATGAGCTTCGCCCATCTCCACCTGCACACCGAGCATTCCCTTCTCGACGGCCTCACGCGCATTCCCGATCTCGTGAAGAAGTGCCGCAACTCCGGCATGCCCGCCGTGGCCGTCACCGACCACGGCAACATGTTCGGGATGATGAAGCTCTTCGACGCCTGCGAAAAAACCAAGGATGCCGAAGGCAACTGGGCTGTGAAGCCCATCCTGGGCTGCGAAGTGTACGTGGCCCCCAAGACCCGCTTCGACCGCAAGCTGGAGGCCAAGAACACCACGGGTGAAGAGGGCCTGGAAGACTGCGTGGATCCCAGTGGCAGCCGCGACGCAGGCTACCACCTGGTGCTGCTGGCCAAGAATCCCGTGGGGTTCGCCAACCTGTCCAAGCTCGTCTCTGCGGGCTTCACGGAAGGTTTCTACTACAAGCCGCGCATCGACAAGGACATTCTCCGCGAACACAGCGAGGGCCTCATCGCCCTCTCCGCCTGCCTCGGCGGCGAAGTGCAGGCCCGCATCCTCCAGAACCGGCTGGATCAGGCCGAACGCGTGGCCCGCGACTTCCGTGACCTATTCGGCGACGACTTCTACCTGGAGATCCAGGACCAGGGCTTCGAGAAGGAAAAGGAGATCATCCCCTTCCAGCAGCAGCTCGCAGAGCGGCTGGGCATCCCGCTGGTGGGCACCAATGACGCCCACTACCTCAACCACGAAGACGCGGACCTGCACGACACGCTGCTCTGCATCGGCACCAAAACCACCAAGGCCAAGGAGCGGCGCATGCGCTTCTCCACCGACCAGTTCTTCGTGAAGACGCCTGAGGAAATGCGGGCGGTGTTCCCGGATCACCCCGAGTATCTGGAGCGCACGCTGGAGATCGCCGCGAAGGTGGATCTCTTTCCCATCACGCGCAAGCCCGTGACGCCGCGCTTCCCCGTGCCTGAGGGCTACGACCTGGAATCCTACTTCGTGCACGTGGCCAAGGAGACCTTCGAGCAGCGGCTGGCCGAATGCAGGCCTCTGTGGCAGCTGGGGGCCCTGAAGCACGCGGAGGAGAAATACCGCGAACGCCTGGCCTTCGAGCTGGACATGATCCTCAAGATGGGATTCCCCGGCTACTTCCTGCTGGTCTGGGATTTCATCCGGAAGGCCCGCGAGATGGGCGTGCCGGTGGGCCCGGGTCGCGGCTCGGCGGCGGGCAGCATCGTGGCCTGGTCCATGAAGATCACCGACATCGATCCCATGCAGTACGACCTGCTCTTCGAGCGCTTCCTCAACCCCGAGCGCGTGTCCATGCCCGACGTGGACATCGACTTCTGCCGCGATGGGCGCCAGCGTGTCATCGACTACGTGACGGAAAAGTACGGCCAGGACAAGGTCAGCAGCATCGTCACCATCAATCAGCTCAAGACCAAGGCCGTCATCAAGGACGTGGCCCGCGTCTTCGAGAAGGATTTCGCCTTCGCCAACAACCTCACCAAGCTGGTGCCCCAGGAGCCCGGCAAGCCCATCACCGTGGGCGAGGCGCTGGAGAAGAGCGACAAGCTGCGCGAGCTGTACGAGAGCGATCCCGAGGTGAAGAACATTCTCGACATCTCCGCACGCCTCGAGGGCCTGGCCCGCAACACCGGCGTGCACGCGGCGGGCGTCATCATCGCCCCGGACGAGCTCACCCAGTTCGCCCCGTTGAGCATGGATAAAGATAAGAAGGTGATGGTGCAGTACACCATGGTGGAGGCCGAGCGGGCGGGCCTGCTGAAGATGGACTTCCTGGGCCTGGAGACGCTCACGCAGATCGCCAAGACGCAGGAGGTGATCACCCGCCGCCATGGCAAGCCCATGGACATGACGACCATCCGCACCTTCGACGACAAGAAGACCTTTGAGCTCTTCGCGGCGGGCGATACCGATGGCGTCTTCCAGTTCGAGTCCGGCGGCATGAAGCAGCTGCTGCGCCAGTTGGGGCCGGATCGCTTCGACGACCTCATCGCGCTCAACGCCCTCTTCCGCCCGGGCCCCCTGGGCGCGGGCATGGGCACCACCTATGTGGAACGCCGCCACGGCCGCGAACCCGTGACCTACATGTTCCCGGATCTGGAGCCCATCCTCGCCCCCACCTACGGCGTGATCCTCTACCAGGAACAGGTCATGCAGATCGCCAGCCTCATCGCCGGGTACTCCCTGGGCGAGGCGGACATGCTGCGCCGCGCCATGGGCAAGAAGGACAAGGAGAAGATGGCGAAAGAGAAGACCAAGTTCATCGAGCGGGGCGCCGAGCGGAAGTACGACAAGACCAAGGTGGCCGAGCTGTTCGACTTGATCGAGTACTTCGCAGGCTACGGCTTCAACAAGAGCCACAGCGCCGCCTACGCCATGGTCGCCTACGAGACCGGCTACCTGAAGGCCAACTTCAAAGTGGAGTTCATGGCCGGACTGCTCTCCACCAAATCCGGCCGCACCGACGACGTGGCCAAGTACGTGCAGAACTGCCGCGAAGGCGGCATCGAGGTGCTGGGCCCCGACATCAACGAATCGGCTCTGGACTTCACCGCCACGGGGGACCGGCAGATCCGCTTCGGCTTTGCCGCGGTGAAGGGTCTGGGCGATGCCGCGCTGCAGGCCATCATGGAAGCCCGCCAGGCAGAGGGGCGCTTCAAGGACCTCTTCCACGCCCTCAAGAGCACCGACCTGTCCAAGGCCAACCGCAAGGTCTGGGAATGCCTCATCAAGGCCGGGGCCTTCGACAGCCTGGAACCCAACCGCGCCGCCCTGCTGCAGGGTCTCCCCGACGCCGTCTCCGCGGCGTCCCGCGGCAGCGACGACAGCGGCATGACCAGCCTCTTCGACGATGCGGAGATGGCCACCCTTCAGGACGACTGGCGCGTACCCGAGAACATCGAGCCCTGGGACCGCAAGACCCGCCTGGCCGCCGAGCGAGAAGTACTGGGCCTCTTCGTGAGCGGTCATCCCCTGGAAGAATTCGCCGACGCCATCCAGGTGCACACCCACGGCACCCTGGCCAAGGTGCTCGAAGACGCCACCTCCGGTCGCCTGCGGGATCGCCAGGAGGT
This sequence is a window from Geothrix sp. PMB-07. Protein-coding genes within it:
- a CDS encoding 7TM diverse intracellular signaling domain-containing protein, which codes for MQLLDWPFLDALQTGALAALFVSFGSDALTRRDKMMGWLSITSFLVGLRHATLAIGTLPTMNPDLVDRVQSLLVAFGFIALCLALTSLFPRHVPPAFPAWMALGMVPNFIRNLVLAHPGFWDSVLHNAANLTYLLGCGLMIVWTLKARQDKDPMGRRLFLGFLGLTLPVVVEIVALSLFDLKIRLSGFSLMILAMAIGTSWQWLAVNSMESRIQTVESEVEVWRSLVPGHAFRTDRPSASMTTLFGPSWADRIKAAPEAHLLGSDGATYRVSSRPLPQGERLGWYLRQEDTQPGHHGFLSGWTVGLGLDDPEEHTRIHDLLKGWGADVHVWGTVPPREGPYPSVLIWAREPSILAVWREDDLLRRRTRWIQIGGPNTKGPHARLEPGAAQEVIQLTLEQLLSRR
- a CDS encoding ABC transporter ATP-binding protein, giving the protein MISLDRASLRYGPILGLSPTSFELPDGGGITGLLGPNGAGKSSLLQLLSGLLPPSGGDVKVFGQAPFRNPAVLARIGLVPEGDRLPTGLRADRWLRMMGELSGLSGDALNAAVASALATVGMADRAHLTFTRMSKGMRQRIRLAQALMHGPELLILDEPFNGLDPEARLTLMALLRSLAENGTRILVSSHILGEIAQLTDRILLLFRGRLLAEGSVTEIRQLLDRHPVELRLTGEAQVLARWAVEQPELAALRVEDGAVVISVRSPRDILPRLQKAAAEGGIPLRALDPLDLNLDAVFQYLTKDHA
- the dnaE gene encoding DNA polymerase III subunit alpha, giving the protein MSFAHLHLHTEHSLLDGLTRIPDLVKKCRNSGMPAVAVTDHGNMFGMMKLFDACEKTKDAEGNWAVKPILGCEVYVAPKTRFDRKLEAKNTTGEEGLEDCVDPSGSRDAGYHLVLLAKNPVGFANLSKLVSAGFTEGFYYKPRIDKDILREHSEGLIALSACLGGEVQARILQNRLDQAERVARDFRDLFGDDFYLEIQDQGFEKEKEIIPFQQQLAERLGIPLVGTNDAHYLNHEDADLHDTLLCIGTKTTKAKERRMRFSTDQFFVKTPEEMRAVFPDHPEYLERTLEIAAKVDLFPITRKPVTPRFPVPEGYDLESYFVHVAKETFEQRLAECRPLWQLGALKHAEEKYRERLAFELDMILKMGFPGYFLLVWDFIRKAREMGVPVGPGRGSAAGSIVAWSMKITDIDPMQYDLLFERFLNPERVSMPDVDIDFCRDGRQRVIDYVTEKYGQDKVSSIVTINQLKTKAVIKDVARVFEKDFAFANNLTKLVPQEPGKPITVGEALEKSDKLRELYESDPEVKNILDISARLEGLARNTGVHAAGVIIAPDELTQFAPLSMDKDKKVMVQYTMVEAERAGLLKMDFLGLETLTQIAKTQEVITRRHGKPMDMTTIRTFDDKKTFELFAAGDTDGVFQFESGGMKQLLRQLGPDRFDDLIALNALFRPGPLGAGMGTTYVERRHGREPVTYMFPDLEPILAPTYGVILYQEQVMQIASLIAGYSLGEADMLRRAMGKKDKEKMAKEKTKFIERGAERKYDKTKVAELFDLIEYFAGYGFNKSHSAAYAMVAYETGYLKANFKVEFMAGLLSTKSGRTDDVAKYVQNCREGGIEVLGPDINESALDFTATGDRQIRFGFAAVKGLGDAALQAIMEARQAEGRFKDLFHALKSTDLSKANRKVWECLIKAGAFDSLEPNRAALLQGLPDAVSAASRGSDDSGMTSLFDDAEMATLQDDWRVPENIEPWDRKTRLAAEREVLGLFVSGHPLEEFADAIQVHTHGTLAKVLEDATSGRLRDRQEVTIGAMVSTVAFKTNQKGEPWAILVVEDLAGKMEVLLMASKWDPVTKKPGGRPFEKFRHLAVPEAMLRITGELRVETIQGNGNGAEGEEEEEQTVVKIFATLLEPLEGFQGLGFTGALVRLPPGECPPRMATILAGHKGDLPVTFEYRSKEGLVARVKASHDLRLKHDPDLAEKLAKETGCALTWTY
- a CDS encoding ABC transporter ATP-binding protein, whose amino-acid sequence is MIAFENLEVRYAATATPALKGLTLSLERGIVGLLGPNGAGKSTLLKALLGLLTPSRGSGLVLDVPLGGAESAKLRSRIGYMPEYDALIEDASAYEQVAFWGELSGLAPESARDRAHEVLYFVGLDESRYRPVSGYSTGMRQRVKLAQALVHSPELIFLDEPTNGLDPDGRRRMLDLVLRVHAELGTGVILASHLLGDVERVADQLVILDQGQIKAAGSMAGLRKALAKRVELRFLDPLNAAQEAALADLGEVLEARNGLYDLELIEADPACTFRWAQARGATLVQVTPRHDRLDEVLLRALHGNGAATVSSQGA